A region from the Drosophila takahashii strain IR98-3 E-12201 chromosome 2L, DtakHiC1v2, whole genome shotgun sequence genome encodes:
- the RluA-2 gene encoding pseudouridylate synthase RPUSD2 isoform X1 — translation MRILRQVESILRLRCADILNRRRFNHCKQFSWLSKMQSPKCVQNAQTQHGDASSVDVENIFLHRFMLSMSTSTSAILGSNDTATDPADNTDPPVMLSEEKPVVAHLPEKRKAKTSDDESNVKKVKLDANGLKTKRPGFNDERYEETSYYFENGLRKVYPYFFTFTTFAKGRWVDEKILDVFVREFRAAPPEEYERSLEAGKLTVNYEKVPKDYRIKHNDLLANVVHRHEVPVTSQPIKVVFMDKDIVVVNKPASIPVHPCGRYRHNTVVFILAKEHNLKNLRTIHRLDRLTSGLLLFGRTAEKARALELQIRTRQVQKEYVCRVEGRFPDGIVECNEKIDVVSYKIGVCKVSPKGKDCKTTFQKIGEVGDESIVLCKPLTGRMHQIRVHLQFLGYPISNDPLYNHEVFGPLKGRGGDIGGITQEQLITNLITIHNAENWLGLEGEQVAPTEIKGELKTTSVVEVPIEATKPMISATNEPINEASTQTCYEEPDRSFDFKKATSDPHCSECKVNYRDPGAKDLIMFLHAWKYRGVDWEYKTELPDWACKSTINYDHL, via the exons atgCGGATTTTAAGACAAGTTGAAAGCATTCTTCGTTTG CGGTGCGCAGACATACTAAATCGTCGGCGATTTAACCACTGTAAACAATTCTCGTGGCTGTCGAAAATGCAAAGCCCCAAATGCGTGCAAAATGCGCAGACCCAACACGGAGATGCCTCATCGGTGGACGTGGAGAATATATTTCTGCACCGCTTCATGCTGTCCATGTCCACTAGCACTAGCGCGATCTTGGGGTCTAATGATACGGCCACAGATCCAGCTGACAACACAGATCCCCCG GTAATGTTATCAGAAGAAAAACCTGTAGTAGCACATTTGCCGGAAAAACGCAAGGCTAAAACCTCCGATGACGAAAGCAATgtgaaaaaagttaaattggaTGCCAATGGGCTTAAGACCAAGCGTCCCGGATTCAATGATGAAAGATACGAAGAAACatcgtattattttgaaaatg GTCTTAGAAAGGTGTATCCCTATTTTTTCACATTCACTACGTTCGCCAAAGGCCGTTGGGTTGACGAGAAAATTCTGGACGTGTTTGTCCGTGAATTTCGAGCTGCTCCACCCGAAGAGTACGAGCGCAGCCTGGAAGCTGGAAAATTGACCGTCAATTACGAAAAGGTTCCCAAGGACTATAGAATCAAACACAATGACCTGCTAGCCAATGTCGTTCATAG ACACGAAGTCCCTGTTACTTCACAGCCCATCAAGGTAGTCTTTATGGACAAGGATATTGTGGTTGTAAATAAGCCTGCTTCCATACCA gtaCATCCGTGTGGGCGATACAGACATAATACCGTGGTCTTTATCCTGGCCAAGGAGCACAATCTAAAGAACCTGCGCACAATTCACAGGCTAGACCGACTGACATCTGgtcttcttttgtttggtcGCACTGCCGAAAAAGCCCGAGCATTGGAACTGCAGATCAGAACTAGACAAGTGCAAAAGGAATACGTGTGCCGAGTAGAGGGTCGCTTTCCGGA TGGAATAGTTGAATGCAATGAGAAGATAGACGTTGTGAGCTACAAAATCGGTGTTTGTAAGGTTTCACCAAAAGGCAAGGACTGTAAAACgacatttcaaaaaattggtgAAGTGGGCGATGAAAGCATTGTTTTATGCAAGCCACTTACAGGTCGAATGCACCAGATAAGAGtgcatttgcaatttttaG GTTATCCCATTTCAAATGACCCCCTATACAATCATGAAGTTTTTGGTCCATTAAAAGGGCGAGGAGGAGACATCGGGGGAATAACACAAGAACAATTGATCACTAACCTAATAACCATTCATAATGCTGAAAACTGGTTGGGTCTTGAAGGAGAACAAGTCGCGCCGACGGAAATCAAAGGTGAATTAAAAACTACTTCAGTAGTGGAAGTACCAATAGAAGCCACTAAGCCTATGATTTCAGCAACAAATGAACCAATCAATGAA GCTTCCACTCAAACTTGCTATGAAGAACCAGACAGGTCCTTTGATTTCAAAAAGGCTACTTCTGATCCGCATTGTTCTGAGTGCAAAGTAAACTACCGAGACCCCGGCGCAAAGGATCTAATCATGTTTCTGCATGCTTGGAAATATAGG GGTGTCGATTGGGAATACAAAACAGAACTACCGGACTGGGCTTGTAAATCGACCATTAATTATGATCACTTGTGA
- the RluA-2 gene encoding pseudouridylate synthase RPUSD2 isoform X2, whose amino-acid sequence MQSPKCVQNAQTQHGDASSVDVENIFLHRFMLSMSTSTSAILGSNDTATDPADNTDPPVMLSEEKPVVAHLPEKRKAKTSDDESNVKKVKLDANGLKTKRPGFNDERYEETSYYFENGLRKVYPYFFTFTTFAKGRWVDEKILDVFVREFRAAPPEEYERSLEAGKLTVNYEKVPKDYRIKHNDLLANVVHRHEVPVTSQPIKVVFMDKDIVVVNKPASIPVHPCGRYRHNTVVFILAKEHNLKNLRTIHRLDRLTSGLLLFGRTAEKARALELQIRTRQVQKEYVCRVEGRFPDGIVECNEKIDVVSYKIGVCKVSPKGKDCKTTFQKIGEVGDESIVLCKPLTGRMHQIRVHLQFLGYPISNDPLYNHEVFGPLKGRGGDIGGITQEQLITNLITIHNAENWLGLEGEQVAPTEIKGELKTTSVVEVPIEATKPMISATNEPINEASTQTCYEEPDRSFDFKKATSDPHCSECKVNYRDPGAKDLIMFLHAWKYRGVDWEYKTELPDWACKSTINYDHL is encoded by the exons ATGCAAAGCCCCAAATGCGTGCAAAATGCGCAGACCCAACACGGAGATGCCTCATCGGTGGACGTGGAGAATATATTTCTGCACCGCTTCATGCTGTCCATGTCCACTAGCACTAGCGCGATCTTGGGGTCTAATGATACGGCCACAGATCCAGCTGACAACACAGATCCCCCG GTAATGTTATCAGAAGAAAAACCTGTAGTAGCACATTTGCCGGAAAAACGCAAGGCTAAAACCTCCGATGACGAAAGCAATgtgaaaaaagttaaattggaTGCCAATGGGCTTAAGACCAAGCGTCCCGGATTCAATGATGAAAGATACGAAGAAACatcgtattattttgaaaatg GTCTTAGAAAGGTGTATCCCTATTTTTTCACATTCACTACGTTCGCCAAAGGCCGTTGGGTTGACGAGAAAATTCTGGACGTGTTTGTCCGTGAATTTCGAGCTGCTCCACCCGAAGAGTACGAGCGCAGCCTGGAAGCTGGAAAATTGACCGTCAATTACGAAAAGGTTCCCAAGGACTATAGAATCAAACACAATGACCTGCTAGCCAATGTCGTTCATAG ACACGAAGTCCCTGTTACTTCACAGCCCATCAAGGTAGTCTTTATGGACAAGGATATTGTGGTTGTAAATAAGCCTGCTTCCATACCA gtaCATCCGTGTGGGCGATACAGACATAATACCGTGGTCTTTATCCTGGCCAAGGAGCACAATCTAAAGAACCTGCGCACAATTCACAGGCTAGACCGACTGACATCTGgtcttcttttgtttggtcGCACTGCCGAAAAAGCCCGAGCATTGGAACTGCAGATCAGAACTAGACAAGTGCAAAAGGAATACGTGTGCCGAGTAGAGGGTCGCTTTCCGGA TGGAATAGTTGAATGCAATGAGAAGATAGACGTTGTGAGCTACAAAATCGGTGTTTGTAAGGTTTCACCAAAAGGCAAGGACTGTAAAACgacatttcaaaaaattggtgAAGTGGGCGATGAAAGCATTGTTTTATGCAAGCCACTTACAGGTCGAATGCACCAGATAAGAGtgcatttgcaatttttaG GTTATCCCATTTCAAATGACCCCCTATACAATCATGAAGTTTTTGGTCCATTAAAAGGGCGAGGAGGAGACATCGGGGGAATAACACAAGAACAATTGATCACTAACCTAATAACCATTCATAATGCTGAAAACTGGTTGGGTCTTGAAGGAGAACAAGTCGCGCCGACGGAAATCAAAGGTGAATTAAAAACTACTTCAGTAGTGGAAGTACCAATAGAAGCCACTAAGCCTATGATTTCAGCAACAAATGAACCAATCAATGAA GCTTCCACTCAAACTTGCTATGAAGAACCAGACAGGTCCTTTGATTTCAAAAAGGCTACTTCTGATCCGCATTGTTCTGAGTGCAAAGTAAACTACCGAGACCCCGGCGCAAAGGATCTAATCATGTTTCTGCATGCTTGGAAATATAGG GGTGTCGATTGGGAATACAAAACAGAACTACCGGACTGGGCTTGTAAATCGACCATTAATTATGATCACTTGTGA
- the LOC108055991 gene encoding uncharacterized protein yields MWQGSRVFYMVNVSKKKISFVYKKAASKMRKNRTVQQDELFLEFMQDHKDIARALTRGQKLETNAAWAHLTKALNACGPPIKSQERWRRIWKDWKCSIKKKSADRGLSHNYEPMTPTEEALAAILNFDKSAANEPEDSEEEDSSSQFSLQKSYEQDPEDLFNSPEPKKKLKIESKRSTSSSEPIAKRDRASRSTNNAKLKRKNQQVEDAEDPLVIPPKKSKTFPKSSHPKADTRASVETSSEYSEDSETLQEIADELHALNKTAKSAAQSIAKMCALMERGLVERQKHNALLMKLLDKNK; encoded by the exons ATGTGGCAAGGTTCGCGTGTTTTTTATATGGTGAATGTGAGTAAGAAGAAGAttagttttgtttacaaaaaagCGGCGAGCAAAAT GAGAAAGAACAGAACAGTTCAGCAGGATGAGCTTTTCCTGGAGTTTATGCAAGATCACAAGGATATTGCTAGAGCCTTAactcgtggccaaaaactggAAACGAATGCAGCTTGGGCACATCTCACAAAGGCTCTTAACGCCTGTGGCCCGCCAATTAAATCTCAGGAGCGTTGGCGTCGG ATCTGGAAAGACTGGAAGTGCTCAATCAAGAAGAAGTCGGCCGATAGAGGCTTGTCCCACAATTATGAACCAATGACGCCCACGGAAGAAGCGCTCGCTGCTATCCTCAATTTTGATAAGTCCGCAGCAAATGAGCCAGAAGACAGTGAAGAAGAGGATTCGTCCTCGCAGTTTTCACTGCAGAAATCGTATGAGCAGGATCCCGAGGACCTGTTCAACTCGCCAGAACCCaagaaaaaacttaaaatagaGTCCAAACGTAGTACTAGCTCAAGCGAGCCTATTGCCAAAAGAGACAGGGCCTCACGAAGCACCAATAACGCGAAGCTGAAGAGAAAAAATCAGCAAGTCGAGGATGCCGAAGATCCTTTAGTTATTCCACCCAAAAAGTCTAAAACCTTTCCCAAATCCAGTCATCCCAAAGCTGATACCAGAGCGTCAGTAGAGACTTCTTCTGAGTATTCTGAAGATAGTGAAACCCTACAAGAAATTGCGGATGAGCTTCACGCACTCAATAAAACAGCCAAGTCCGCAGCACAATCAATAGCTAAAATGTGCGCTTTGATGGAAAGAGGACTTGTGGAGCGACAAAAGCACAATGCATTACTCATGAAATTGCTggataaaaacaaatga
- the RluA-2 gene encoding pseudouridylate synthase RPUSD2 isoform X3: MDKDIVVVNKPASIPVHPCGRYRHNTVVFILAKEHNLKNLRTIHRLDRLTSGLLLFGRTAEKARALELQIRTRQVQKEYVCRVEGRFPDGIVECNEKIDVVSYKIGVCKVSPKGKDCKTTFQKIGEVGDESIVLCKPLTGRMHQIRVHLQFLGYPISNDPLYNHEVFGPLKGRGGDIGGITQEQLITNLITIHNAENWLGLEGEQVAPTEIKGELKTTSVVEVPIEATKPMISATNEPINEASTQTCYEEPDRSFDFKKATSDPHCSECKVNYRDPGAKDLIMFLHAWKYRGVDWEYKTELPDWACKSTINYDHL; encoded by the exons ATGGACAAGGATATTGTGGTTGTAAATAAGCCTGCTTCCATACCA gtaCATCCGTGTGGGCGATACAGACATAATACCGTGGTCTTTATCCTGGCCAAGGAGCACAATCTAAAGAACCTGCGCACAATTCACAGGCTAGACCGACTGACATCTGgtcttcttttgtttggtcGCACTGCCGAAAAAGCCCGAGCATTGGAACTGCAGATCAGAACTAGACAAGTGCAAAAGGAATACGTGTGCCGAGTAGAGGGTCGCTTTCCGGA TGGAATAGTTGAATGCAATGAGAAGATAGACGTTGTGAGCTACAAAATCGGTGTTTGTAAGGTTTCACCAAAAGGCAAGGACTGTAAAACgacatttcaaaaaattggtgAAGTGGGCGATGAAAGCATTGTTTTATGCAAGCCACTTACAGGTCGAATGCACCAGATAAGAGtgcatttgcaatttttaG GTTATCCCATTTCAAATGACCCCCTATACAATCATGAAGTTTTTGGTCCATTAAAAGGGCGAGGAGGAGACATCGGGGGAATAACACAAGAACAATTGATCACTAACCTAATAACCATTCATAATGCTGAAAACTGGTTGGGTCTTGAAGGAGAACAAGTCGCGCCGACGGAAATCAAAGGTGAATTAAAAACTACTTCAGTAGTGGAAGTACCAATAGAAGCCACTAAGCCTATGATTTCAGCAACAAATGAACCAATCAATGAA GCTTCCACTCAAACTTGCTATGAAGAACCAGACAGGTCCTTTGATTTCAAAAAGGCTACTTCTGATCCGCATTGTTCTGAGTGCAAAGTAAACTACCGAGACCCCGGCGCAAAGGATCTAATCATGTTTCTGCATGCTTGGAAATATAGG GGTGTCGATTGGGAATACAAAACAGAACTACCGGACTGGGCTTGTAAATCGACCATTAATTATGATCACTTGTGA